The Aulosira sp. FACHB-615 genome has a segment encoding these proteins:
- a CDS encoding PfaD family polyunsaturated fatty acid/polyketide biosynthesis protein, with the protein MPLSTQDNGLRFSAYTYNHNLVWKGNLETISFEQQAIKNKLLLLDKPCYLVKIAGKIGITNEGYLYPADNNTTSQLELIASLAPISLQQLGDPSFLACYGVKYAYMTGAMAGGIASEEMVIALGKEKILGSFGAGGLPPERIESAIQQIQQALPNGPYAFNLIHSPNDMAIERRAVDLYLKYGVKVVEASAFLDLTPNIVYYRLAGLSLNDANQIIIKNKVIAKISRREVASKFMQPAPTKIVKELVEQGLITGLQAKLAEQVPMADDITVEADSGGHTDNRPLICLLPSLIALKDEIQTKYHYSQPIRVGAAGGIATPESTLAAFMMGAAYVVTGSINQACVESGACEHTKKLLAQAEMADVTMAPAGDMFEMGVKVQVLKRGTMFPMRAQKLYELYRTYNSIEEIPAAEKEKLEKQVFRKTIAEAWEGTAAYLSQKNPEKLGKAVNNPKLKMALIFRWYLGLSSRWSTAGEKGREVDYQIWCGPAMGGFNDWVRGSYLAEPQNRSVVDVADQIMQGAAFLYRIQNLKIQGLQIPDYYTQYRPEVCQ; encoded by the coding sequence ATGCCACTCAGCACCCAAGATAATGGCTTAAGATTCTCCGCCTATACCTACAATCATAATCTTGTTTGGAAAGGCAATTTAGAAACAATATCCTTTGAACAGCAAGCCATCAAAAATAAATTACTGCTATTAGATAAACCTTGCTATCTTGTCAAAATTGCAGGTAAAATCGGCATTACAAATGAAGGATATTTATATCCTGCTGATAATAACACAACTTCCCAATTAGAATTAATCGCTTCTCTTGCGCCAATTTCTCTACAACAGTTAGGCGACCCTAGTTTTCTCGCTTGCTATGGCGTGAAATATGCCTATATGACTGGCGCAATGGCTGGCGGTATCGCTTCCGAAGAAATGGTGATTGCTTTAGGAAAAGAGAAAATTTTAGGTTCTTTTGGTGCAGGTGGTTTACCTCCCGAAAGAATAGAATCAGCAATTCAACAAATTCAACAAGCTTTACCAAATGGCCCCTATGCTTTTAATTTAATTCACAGTCCTAATGATATGGCGATTGAACGTCGGGCTGTGGATTTATATTTAAAATATGGGGTGAAGGTGGTAGAGGCTTCAGCATTTTTAGATTTAACACCCAACATTGTTTATTATCGACTGGCTGGGTTAAGTTTAAATGATGCCAATCAAATCATCATTAAAAATAAGGTCATCGCTAAAATTTCTCGCCGCGAAGTTGCGAGTAAATTTATGCAGCCAGCCCCAACTAAAATTGTCAAAGAATTAGTTGAACAAGGATTAATTACTGGGTTACAAGCAAAATTGGCAGAACAAGTACCAATGGCCGATGATATTACTGTGGAAGCTGATTCTGGCGGACATACTGATAACCGTCCGTTGATTTGTTTGCTTCCTTCACTCATAGCTTTAAAGGATGAAATTCAAACTAAATATCATTATTCCCAACCAATTAGAGTTGGTGCAGCCGGGGGAATTGCGACCCCAGAATCAACCTTAGCAGCTTTTATGATGGGTGCTGCTTATGTAGTTACTGGTTCAATCAATCAAGCTTGTGTTGAATCTGGTGCTTGTGAGCATACTAAAAAACTATTAGCACAAGCAGAAATGGCTGATGTAACTATGGCTCCCGCAGGCGATATGTTTGAAATGGGTGTGAAAGTACAAGTGCTAAAACGGGGTACGATGTTCCCGATGCGAGCGCAAAAATTGTACGAATTGTACCGCACTTATAACTCAATTGAAGAAATCCCGGCGGCAGAAAAAGAGAAGTTAGAAAAACAAGTTTTTCGGAAAACTATTGCTGAGGCTTGGGAAGGAACGGCTGCTTATTTATCACAGAAAAATCCTGAAAAATTGGGTAAAGCTGTGAATAATCCTAAGTTGAAGATGGCTTTGATTTTCCGTTGGTATTTAGGCTTATCTTCTCGTTGGTCTACTGCTGGTGAAAAAGGTCGAGAAGTTGATTATCAAATTTGGTGCGGCCCGGCGATGGGTGGTTTTAATGACTGGGTGCGCGGTTCTTATTTAGCTGAACCTCAAAATCGCTCAGTTGTGGATGTTGCTGACCAGATTATGCAGGGTGCAGCATTTTTATATCGCATCCAAAATTTAAAAATTCAAGGTTTGCAAATACCCGATTACTACACTCAGTATCGTCCCGAAGTTTGTCAATAA
- a CDS encoding type I polyketide synthase has protein sequence MTQDNKNKIAIIGMDAFFGECHNLDAFERSIYDGKQHFIPLPEKRWYGINEQKDLLQDYGLAEGKPPVGAYIKDFEIDTLAYKIPPNEVEKLNPQQLLLLKVAERAIKDANLPEGGNVAVIIAAETELSVHQLQQRWDLSWQVKDGLNAAEITLPPEKIAQLETIVKDSVHQQVEIGEYLSYIANIMASRISSLWNFTGPAFTLTAVETSVFRALEVAQMLLMTGEADAAIVGAVDLAGGVENVLLRNQTAKINTGVNTLSYDQKANGWNVGEGAGVVVLKRYDVAQENGDRIYATIDAISIGQSLVNSANEAFQSAGVQPSQVKYVEVCASGIPQEDETEITGLLQAYPSVGHGLHSAIGSVKANIGHTQVASGIASLIKTALCLYYRYIPATPNWSGVKAPQQWEGSPFYVATESRPWFLGKDSDRRIAAINGLGCDGTFAHVIISEDPTQEDRPSRYLEQMPYHLFPITANDRDSIFAALDSLQKSIETSSSLSDCASQAFAAYKANPQAQYAIAINGRNKKELLKEIESARKGVKTAFEKGTDWQTPIGSYFTPKPLGKHGEIAYVYPAAVNSYVGMGRNLFRLFPRIFNDYMVKSLNKRVADVELRVFPRSLSKLSLRQLETLEKQLLDDSLAMFEAEMFFTRLLTTVICDDFQLKPKYVFGYSLGETSMMVAQGVWNDFFQGSNSFNSSALFGNRLSGPKNAVREFWGLPNTDNSDKNFWGNFVLMASPEQVQEAIKNEPQVYLTQINTPEEVLIAGEPAACKRVIAALGCNSFTAPFDHVIHCETMRSEYGELVKLNTLPSQNLAGVTFYSAAEYQPIVLESGAIARSIATGLCQQLDFPRLVNRLHDDGARIFIEAGAGGVCSRWIDKILEDKDHITVSLNRRGMDDHTTIVKALAKLLSHRVAVDLSPLYNLTPAPKQNKATLRTVTVGGESITASILTEENRKLFQDLPGKAKGIQSENLHSNIPLPDEIDIIKSLQDTHKILGGEILTQNAEVSMKNIIEHGFTAAEKVESSELIATPTQASATNQDLNTLIRMLELNTSHCQKLNANNARITQAHTAFLQARQDFSQQMREIIQLQLVCAEDLLKE, from the coding sequence ATGACCCAAGATAATAAAAACAAAATTGCCATTATTGGCATGGATGCCTTCTTCGGAGAATGCCATAACTTAGACGCTTTTGAACGCAGTATTTATGACGGTAAACAACACTTCATACCTCTACCCGAAAAAAGATGGTATGGCATTAACGAACAAAAAGACTTACTCCAAGACTACGGTTTAGCTGAAGGTAAACCCCCAGTCGGAGCATATATCAAAGACTTTGAAATTGATACTTTAGCCTATAAAATTCCTCCCAACGAAGTCGAAAAACTTAACCCCCAACAACTATTACTGTTGAAGGTTGCAGAACGCGCTATCAAAGATGCAAACCTACCAGAAGGTGGTAATGTTGCAGTAATTATTGCTGCTGAAACAGAGTTATCTGTCCACCAGCTACAGCAAAGATGGGATTTGTCTTGGCAAGTCAAAGATGGTTTGAATGCGGCGGAAATTACTTTACCACCAGAAAAGATTGCTCAATTAGAAACCATCGTTAAAGATAGCGTTCACCAACAAGTAGAGATTGGTGAATACCTAAGCTACATCGCTAACATCATGGCGAGTCGTATTTCTTCACTGTGGAACTTTACCGGGCCTGCTTTCACCCTCACGGCTGTAGAAACTTCGGTTTTTAGAGCTTTAGAAGTAGCGCAAATGCTATTGATGACTGGCGAAGCAGACGCAGCCATTGTTGGTGCTGTTGACTTGGCTGGTGGTGTAGAGAATGTATTGTTACGCAATCAAACCGCCAAGATTAACACTGGTGTCAATACGTTGAGTTATGACCAAAAAGCCAACGGTTGGAATGTGGGTGAAGGCGCGGGTGTAGTGGTTCTCAAACGCTACGATGTGGCGCAAGAGAATGGCGATCGCATTTATGCCACTATTGATGCTATCAGTATCGGACAATCTCTGGTCAATTCAGCTAACGAAGCCTTTCAGAGTGCAGGTGTACAACCCTCTCAGGTGAAATATGTAGAGGTTTGCGCTAGTGGTATTCCCCAAGAAGACGAAACGGAAATTACAGGTTTATTGCAAGCATACCCATCAGTAGGTCATGGTTTGCACTCTGCTATTGGTAGCGTCAAAGCCAATATCGGACACACTCAAGTAGCTTCGGGAATTGCCAGCTTAATCAAAACAGCGTTGTGTCTTTACTATCGCTATATTCCTGCTACTCCTAACTGGTCAGGTGTGAAAGCACCACAACAATGGGAAGGAAGTCCTTTTTATGTGGCTACAGAATCTCGCCCTTGGTTCTTGGGTAAAGACTCTGACCGTCGGATAGCAGCAATTAACGGTCTGGGTTGTGATGGTACTTTTGCTCATGTGATTATCTCAGAAGACCCCACCCAAGAAGACCGCCCTAGCCGATATTTGGAACAAATGCCATATCATTTGTTTCCGATAACTGCTAACGACAGGGATAGTATTTTTGCGGCTCTAGATAGTCTGCAAAAGAGCATTGAAACTAGTTCTTCTTTATCAGACTGTGCTAGTCAAGCCTTTGCTGCATACAAAGCCAACCCCCAGGCGCAATACGCCATCGCCATTAACGGACGGAACAAAAAAGAACTCCTCAAAGAAATTGAGTCAGCGCGTAAAGGTGTCAAAACGGCGTTTGAAAAAGGCACAGACTGGCAAACACCTATCGGTAGTTATTTCACACCGAAACCTCTTGGAAAGCATGGCGAAATTGCCTATGTGTATCCGGCTGCTGTGAACTCTTATGTCGGTATGGGTCGGAATCTCTTCCGCCTGTTCCCCAGAATCTTCAACGACTACATGGTGAAGAGTCTAAATAAGCGGGTAGCGGATGTAGAACTAAGAGTATTTCCCAGAAGTTTGAGTAAGTTATCCCTCAGACAGCTAGAGACTCTAGAAAAGCAATTGCTAGATGATTCTTTAGCAATGTTTGAAGCAGAAATGTTCTTTACCAGACTGCTTACCACGGTTATTTGTGATGACTTTCAACTCAAGCCGAAGTACGTATTTGGCTACAGCTTGGGTGAAACGAGCATGATGGTAGCCCAAGGAGTTTGGAATGATTTTTTCCAAGGTAGTAACTCCTTCAACTCCTCGGCGTTATTTGGAAATAGGTTATCAGGCCCAAAAAATGCGGTGCGCGAGTTTTGGGGTTTGCCAAACACAGATAATTCAGACAAGAACTTTTGGGGTAACTTCGTTTTGATGGCGAGTCCTGAACAGGTACAAGAAGCCATCAAGAACGAGCCACAAGTTTATCTCACGCAAATTAATACACCGGAAGAAGTGTTAATTGCTGGTGAACCTGCGGCTTGTAAGCGAGTCATTGCCGCCTTGGGATGTAACTCTTTTACGGCTCCTTTTGATCACGTTATCCACTGTGAAACGATGCGATCGGAGTATGGAGAGTTAGTTAAATTAAATACTTTGCCATCCCAGAATCTAGCAGGTGTTACCTTCTATTCTGCGGCTGAATATCAGCCTATTGTACTGGAGAGTGGTGCGATCGCTCGCAGCATCGCCACCGGACTTTGCCAACAATTAGACTTTCCGCGCCTAGTTAACCGCCTCCACGACGACGGTGCGAGAATCTTCATCGAAGCTGGTGCGGGTGGTGTATGTTCCCGTTGGATTGATAAAATTCTCGAAGACAAAGACCACATCACCGTATCCCTCAACCGCCGGGGGATGGATGACCATACTACCATTGTCAAAGCACTAGCAAAACTTCTCAGCCATCGCGTAGCTGTAGATTTATCACCACTCTACAACCTCACACCTGCGCCCAAACAAAATAAAGCTACACTACGCACTGTGACAGTCGGTGGTGAATCAATAACCGCCAGTATTTTGACTGAAGAAAACCGCAAACTTTTCCAAGATTTGCCAGGGAAAGCTAAAGGTATTCAATCTGAAAATCTGCATTCAAATATACCATTACCCGATGAAATTGATATCATCAAATCCCTGCAAGATACACATAAAATCTTAGGCGGTGAAATTTTGACGCAAAATGCAGAAGTTTCAATGAAAAATATCATTGAACACGGTTTTACAGCAGCAGAAAAAGTAGAATCTTCTGAGTTAATCGCCACACCGACACAAGCATCTGCTACCAATCAAGATTTAAATACCCTAATCAGAATGCTGGAGTTAAATACCTCTCACTGTCAAAAGCTGAATGCTAATAATGCTCGGATAACTCAAGCACATACAGCTTTTTTACAAGCACGGCAAGATTTTAGTCAGCAGATGCGTGAAATTATTCAATTGCAATTAGTTTGCGCGGAAGATTTGCTCAAAGAATAA
- a CDS encoding polyketide synthase → MEKIAIIGISCLFPDANNPEQFWQNITEQKNSTSEVTLAEIGVDPTIFYDTAKGKPEKIYFLQGGFIRNFQFDPSEYNLPPTLVNSLDNTFKWSLYAAKQAVQHSGYLGNQKALAKCGVILGTLALPTKLSNQLLSPIYRRTIDGAIAQLLQDQDFHLAAIPPTSKPSSYNAMISGLPAALIAQSLSLSGTHFCIDAACSSAFYSIKLASHYLQTHKADLMLAGAISCSDPLFLRMLFSGIQGYPENGISRPLDKASRGLVTSEGIGMVVLKRYSDAVRDGDNILATVCGNGLSNDGRGKHLLSPNAKGQILAYERAYQEAQLSPKDIDYLECHATGTLLGDTTECNSVESFFGKHQASPLIGSAKSNVGHLLVGAGMVGLTKAIYSLNHGVIPPTINIDEPIGAENTVISPKNIVKTTTPWPNNNSTKRVALSAFGFGGTNSHIILEKTAKDTKDTKK, encoded by the coding sequence GTGGAAAAAATAGCCATCATCGGTATATCCTGCCTATTTCCCGACGCAAATAATCCCGAACAATTTTGGCAGAATATCACCGAACAAAAAAACTCAACCTCAGAAGTTACACTTGCCGAAATTGGCGTTGATCCCACAATATTTTACGATACTGCTAAAGGCAAACCGGAAAAAATTTACTTCCTCCAAGGTGGATTTATTCGCAACTTTCAATTCGACCCCAGCGAATATAATTTACCGCCAACCTTAGTAAATAGCTTAGATAACACCTTTAAATGGTCACTCTACGCAGCTAAACAAGCAGTGCAACATAGTGGCTATTTAGGTAATCAAAAAGCCCTCGCCAAATGCGGCGTAATTTTAGGAACCCTTGCCCTACCGACAAAACTTTCCAATCAATTATTATCCCCCATTTATCGTCGCACAATTGATGGTGCGATCGCGCAACTTCTCCAAGACCAAGATTTCCATTTAGCAGCCATCCCCCCAACCAGCAAACCATCATCCTACAACGCGATGATCTCCGGCTTACCCGCCGCCCTCATCGCTCAATCTCTCTCATTATCAGGCACTCATTTCTGTATAGATGCAGCTTGTTCCTCAGCCTTTTACTCCATCAAACTAGCATCACACTATTTACAGACACACAAAGCTGATTTGATGTTAGCTGGTGCTATTAGTTGCTCCGATCCTCTATTCTTACGAATGCTCTTTTCTGGTATTCAAGGATATCCAGAAAACGGAATTAGCCGTCCCCTAGATAAAGCATCACGCGGTTTAGTAACCTCCGAAGGTATCGGTATGGTAGTTCTCAAACGCTACAGTGATGCTGTCAGAGATGGCGATAATATCCTCGCTACTGTTTGCGGTAATGGACTCTCCAACGATGGTAGAGGCAAACACCTACTCAGCCCTAACGCCAAAGGACAAATCCTCGCTTACGAACGAGCTTATCAAGAAGCCCAACTTAGCCCCAAAGACATTGATTATCTAGAGTGTCACGCTACAGGCACACTCTTAGGCGATACCACCGAATGTAATTCTGTAGAAAGCTTTTTCGGTAAACACCAAGCATCACCATTAATAGGTTCTGCTAAATCAAATGTTGGTCATTTGTTAGTAGGTGCTGGAATGGTTGGCTTAACCAAAGCAATTTACAGCCTGAATCATGGTGTAATTCCACCCACCATTAATATTGATGAACCCATCGGTGCAGAAAATACTGTTATTTCTCCTAAAAACATTGTTAAAACAACAACACCTTGGCCTAATAATAATTCGACTAAACGTGTAGCTTTAAGCGCCTTTGGGTTTGGTGGAACTAACTCTCACATCATTTTGGAAAAAACCGCGAAGGACACAAAGGACACAAAGAAATAA
- a CDS encoding thioester reductase domain-containing protein codes for MSYSAADIQAWMVSNLAELVGVETDEIDIHENLENYGLDSAQAMTLVSKLEELLGFQPSPLLLWHYPNIASLSERLAEELVEQSDVQDTGIIKQSSGNHATDIPTLDLQAEVVLDPTINPGGAVYTPIDKPKKIFLTGSTGFLGAFIIRELLEQTDAELYCLVRASSLQDGKNKLQKNLEQYGIGQDELDPRIIPVIGDLSQPMLGLGAELFQALATNIDTIYHSAALLNYVYPYSALKTANVLGTQEILRLACQIKVKPVHYVSSVAVFESPYYAGKVVKEDDDFSHWEGIFLGYSQTKWVAEKLVKIASDRGLPVTIHRPPLIAGDSNTGIGNTHDFINLMVKGCLQMGSFPDVEYMLDMSPVDYVSKAIVYLSMQPESIGKAFHLQHPNPVSLKFLVEWVSSFGYPVQILPYDEWQAELIKNAASPDNPLYTLRPFLLERWSEEQVTIPDLYLQTRRPTISCEATVKALEGSGISCPPIDSKLFMTYTAYLIESGFLSVAL; via the coding sequence ATGTCTTATAGTGCAGCAGATATTCAAGCGTGGATGGTGTCTAACCTCGCTGAGTTAGTAGGTGTAGAAACTGACGAAATTGATATCCACGAAAATCTCGAAAACTACGGTTTAGACTCAGCACAAGCAATGACTCTAGTAAGTAAATTAGAGGAATTACTGGGTTTTCAACCATCTCCTTTGTTGTTGTGGCATTATCCCAATATTGCATCTTTATCAGAGCGTTTAGCTGAGGAATTAGTCGAACAATCTGATGTACAAGATACAGGAATTATCAAACAAAGCAGTGGGAATCATGCTACTGACATCCCTACTCTCGATTTACAAGCTGAAGTAGTCCTCGACCCCACAATTAATCCTGGCGGTGCTGTTTACACACCTATCGACAAACCCAAGAAAATCTTCTTGACAGGTTCCACTGGCTTTTTAGGCGCGTTCATCATCCGGGAACTGCTAGAACAAACCGACGCAGAATTGTATTGCTTGGTACGCGCCAGCAGCCTCCAAGACGGTAAAAACAAGCTGCAAAAGAACCTGGAACAGTATGGAATTGGTCAGGATGAGTTAGATCCTCGCATTATTCCTGTAATTGGTGATTTGTCTCAACCAATGTTAGGCCTTGGCGCAGAACTATTCCAAGCGTTAGCAACCAACATTGACACCATCTATCACAGTGCTGCTTTGTTGAACTACGTTTATCCTTACTCAGCACTGAAAACTGCTAACGTTTTAGGTACGCAAGAAATATTGCGCTTGGCTTGTCAAATCAAGGTCAAGCCGGTACATTACGTTTCCAGTGTGGCTGTATTTGAATCACCTTATTACGCGGGTAAGGTGGTGAAGGAAGATGATGATTTTAGCCACTGGGAAGGTATTTTCCTCGGTTACTCTCAAACCAAATGGGTGGCTGAGAAGTTGGTGAAAATTGCCAGCGATCGCGGTTTACCTGTTACAATCCACAGACCACCATTAATCGCTGGAGATAGCAACACAGGTATCGGTAACACCCACGACTTTATCAACTTAATGGTCAAGGGTTGTCTGCAAATGGGTAGCTTCCCAGATGTAGAATATATGTTGGATATGTCTCCTGTAGACTATGTAAGTAAAGCGATCGTCTATCTGTCAATGCAACCAGAATCGATAGGTAAAGCTTTCCACTTACAACATCCCAACCCAGTTTCTTTAAAATTCTTAGTTGAGTGGGTGAGTTCTTTCGGTTATCCCGTGCAAATTCTCCCTTACGATGAATGGCAAGCAGAGTTGATTAAAAATGCTGCTTCACCAGATAATCCTTTATATACCTTGCGCCCATTCTTGTTAGAACGCTGGTCTGAAGAACAAGTCACAATTCCTGATTTGTATCTGCAAACAAGAAGACCCACAATTAGCTGTGAAGCAACAGTGAAGGCATTAGAGGGTAGTGGAATTTCCTGTCCACCAATCGATTCTAAGTTGTTTATGACCTACACAGCTTATTTAATCGAAAGCGGCTTCTTGAGTGTCGCTTTGTAA